From the Vibrio alginolyticus NBRC 15630 = ATCC 17749 genome, one window contains:
- a CDS encoding DUF2750 domain-containing protein has protein sequence MSKLTSDIQANLDLFVAETKENQLVWGLRNEEGWLSCDSTEFENSEVMPFWSSKEDAEAHNVEEWADFTVLEIPLDIFVEDWLLTLAEDGVLVGTNWNDQLEGKEMEPQDLAKLYID, from the coding sequence ATGAGCAAACTTACATCAGATATCCAAGCGAACCTTGACCTTTTTGTTGCAGAAACGAAAGAAAACCAATTGGTTTGGGGTTTACGCAATGAAGAAGGTTGGCTATCTTGCGATTCAACTGAATTCGAAAACAGCGAAGTCATGCCTTTCTGGTCTTCTAAAGAAGATGCAGAAGCACATAATGTTGAAGAATGGGCAGATTTTACTGTACTAGAAATCCCATTAGATATCTTTGTTGAAGATTGGCTTTTGACTCTTGCTGAAGATGGTGTTCTTGTTGGAACTAACTGGAACGATCAGTTAGAAGGCAAAGAAATGGAGCCTCAAGATCTAGCAAAGCTTTACATTGATTAA